The proteins below come from a single Garra rufa chromosome 3, GarRuf1.0, whole genome shotgun sequence genomic window:
- the spg7 gene encoding mitochondrial inner membrane m-AAA protease component paraplegin, producing MAALLLQRGSKCYDKQVWSLASRFRCFQTCRKLLESNVTSYLPLITPNKRGLKSGHIENILTKPLIPRLIGLEFHCRHKFVTNPVKLWKLLGTTHYFSTTNRRNEKKEGGKGKTPEEDEEEKKRREQEDQMYRERLRTLFIIAVIMSLLNSINTSGGNISWNDFVNEMLAKGEVSRVQVVPESDIVEIYLHPGAVIFGRPRLALMYRMQVANIDKFEEKLRAAEEELNIDNKDRIPVTYKRTGFFGNALYALGMAAIGVAILWYIFRLAGMGGRDGGFSAFNQLKMAKFTIVDGKSGKGVSFKDVAGMHEAKMEVKEFVDYLKNPDRYLQLGAKVPKGSLLLGPPGCGKTLLAKAVATEAQVPFLAMAGSEFVEVIGGLGAARVRSLFKEARARAPCIVYIDEIDAVGKKRSTNMSGFSNTEEEQTLNQLLVEMDGMGTTDHVIVLASTNRADILDNALMRPGRLDRHIFIDLPTLQERKEIFEQHLKILKLTQPADFYSLRLAELTPGFSGADIANICNEAALHAAREGYKSIDTFNFEYAVERVIAGSVKKSKILSKEEQRVVAFHESGHALVGWLLEHTEAVMKVSIAPRTNAALGFAQILPKDQYLFTKEQLFERMCMALGGRASEAITFNKVTTGAQDDLRKVTRVAYSMVKQYGMVASVGQVSFPDSDDQGGIGRRPFSQGLQQQMDLEAKLLIAQAYRHTEKLLLDNRDKLILLANTLLEREVVNYDDIEALLGPSPFGPKKMIAPQSWVEAERDKQDTGEDEPRKPQRPLRKDKDDDINLSPV from the exons AACATTTTGACAAAGCCTTTAATACCGAGGCTTATTGGACTTGAATTCCATTGTCGCCACAAATTTGTCACAAATCCTGTGAAATTGTGGAAACTATTAG GCACTACTCATTATTTCAGCACAACCAACAGAAGAAACGAAAAGAAAGAGGGTGGAAAAGGGAAGACTCCAGAGGAGGATGAGG AAGAGAAAAAGAGACGAGAGCAGGAGGACCAGATGTATAGGGAGCGACTGCGTACACTCTTTATTATTGCTGTCATCATGAGCTTGCTCAACTCCATCAACACCAGTGGGGGGAACATATCCTGGAATGATTTTGTAAATGAAATGTTGGCCAAAGGAGAGGTATCACGGGTACAGGTGGTACCAGAGAGTGACATTGTAGAGATCTACCTTCACCCTGGCGCAGTCATCTTCGGCAGACCT AGACTTGCCCTGATGTACAGAATGCAGGTGGCCAACATTGACAAGTTTGAGGAGAAGCTTAGAGCAGCAGAGGAAGAGCTAAATATAGATAACAAAGACAGAATACCAGTGACCTACAAGCGCACTGGCTTCTTTGGGAA TGCTCTCTATGCACTCGGTATGGCTGCCATTGGGGTTGCGATTCTCTGGTACATCTTTCGACTGGCAGGAATGGGAGGGAGAGATGGCGGCTTTAGCGCATTT AATCAATTGAAAATGGCTAAATTCACTATTGTTGATGGGAAATCTGGGAAAGGTGTAAGCTTCAAAGATGTTGCAGGAATGCATGAGGCCAAGATGGAAGTCAAAGAGTTTGTGGACTATCTAAAG AATCCAGATAGATACCTTCAGCTTGGGGCCAAAGTACCTAAGGGGTCTCTGCTCTTGGGCCCCCCTGGCTGTGGTAAAACTCTGCTTGCTAAGGCAGTGGCAACAGAAGCTCAGGTGCCGTTCCTTGCCATGGCAGGTTCAGAGTTTGTGGAGGTTATTGGAG GCCTTGGTGCTGCAAGAGTGCGAAGTCTTTTCAAAGAGGCTCGTGCTCGCGCGCCATGCATCGTCTACATCGATGAGATTGATGCTGTGGGGAAGAAACGGTCCACAAACATGTCTGGTTTCTCAAACACAGAGGAAGAGCAGACACTTAACCAGCTACTTGTGGAGATGGATG GAATGGGTACCACAGATCACGTGATTGTTCTGGCCTCCACTAACCGGGCAGACATTCTGGACAATGCTCTCATGCGACCAGGCAGGCTTGATAGGCACATATTTATAGACTTGCCAACTCTTCAG GAGAGAAAGGAAATCTTTGAGCAGCACTTGAAGATCCTAAAGCTTACTCAGCCAGCAGACTTCTACTCCCTGCGTCTGGCTGAGTTGACACCAGGCTTCAGTG GGGCTGACATCGCCAACATCTGCAATGAAGCCGCCCTTCATGCTGCCAGAGAAGGCTACAAGTCTATAGACACCTTTAACTTTGAATACGCTGTGGAGAGAGTCATCGCAG GGAGTGTGAAGAAGAGTAAAATCTTATCTAAAGAAGAGCAGAGGGTGGTGGCTTTTCATGAGTCTGGTCATGCTTTAGTGGGATGGCTGCTGGAACACACCGAAGCTGTCATGAAG GTTTCAATTGCTCCCAGGACGAATGCTGCTTTGGGCTTTGCTCAGATCCTGCCAAAGGATCAGTATTTATTTACTAAAGAGCAGCTGTTTGAGAGGATGTGCATGGCTTTGGGTGGACGAGCGTCTGAAGCCATCACCTTCAATAAGGTCACTACAG GTGCTCAGGATGACCTGAGGAAGGTGACCCGTGTGGCATACTCCATGGTGAAGCAGTATGGCATGGTTGCCAGTGTGGGCCAGGTGTCTTTCCCTGACTCTGACGATCAGGGCGGTATTGGACGGAGACCATTCAGCCAAGGACTCCAACAGCAGATGGACCTT GAAGCTAAGTTGCTAATAGCACAGGCCTACAGGCACACAGAGAAATTGCTTTTGGACAACAGAGACAAACTTATTTTG CTGGCTAATACCCTGCTGGAGAGAGAAGTGGTCAACTACGATGACATTGAAGCTTTGCTGGGACCTTCTCCATTTGGACCCAAAAAGATGATTGCCCCTCAAAGCTGGGTGGAGGCTGAAAGAGACAAGCAGGACACTGGTGAAGATGAGCCACGTAAACCCCAGAGACCCCTCCGCAAAGACAAAGATGATGATATCAACCTGAGCCCAGTGTGA
- the cdh15 gene encoding cadherin-15, with the protein MMKVVAVLGALLAIVCQVSSSSQVTQTDLNPAVLYPWRHRSAGPQVRVKRDWIIPPIRVSENSKQVPEDLVQIKSDKIFTGEVIYMLEGPGVDQDPKGLFEIDEKTGWIKSKMPLDREKHKSFKLKAFALSPSGERLESPTTIEIYVLDQNDNRPEFTQKEFIGTIPEFSVPGTSVMQVTAIDADDPMTENAALSYSIIGQESIPPHSINKTMFGINNKTGVIYTRDVGLDRDVVQSFRLTLQVADMSGMGLTSTSRAIIHISDINNHAPKFHPTMYNMYAMENKYISELGRVNATDKDQKGGDNWKIKYTIVNPTGNFAIRTDPVSNQGIISVVKPLDYESQAEYRLIVKAENEVRLKAQYEQIHSATVTVRVMNENEAPVFYKNPIKVTVAESIVPGTVLVSDIAHDPDNAKLRFEIIRDPENWLAINHATGQITARRSFNIRSPYVRNNIYSTTVKVIDQDADGTSATATLEVNLWETNDYPPVLIPLSGTVCSDRERDKLGLLLSAVDEDMSPQADPFSFYIADQNVAANWTIITLNETHAVLQPLIDIEKGEFSIPVVVSDSGSPSLSSSGLVNVTVCPCDSFGDCKSYTAAIFGSKIGISFIALMIIMGSIILLLCLIALAVAVKACTRQNIRKGGGLLVGGSDDDIRDNVFHYDEQGGGEEDEDAFNIDFLRNPRDMVPSPASFFPQDYSLPRGKQPLRKDAPHNLPSPTYPRKPPGDPTDIEDFINVGLDAADNDPNVPPYDTALIYDFEGDGSVAGSLSSIASTGSDGDQDYDYLNDWGPRFKKLANMYDPR; encoded by the exons GTCAGCAGCAGCAGTCAGGTAACACAGACAGATCTGAACCCAGCTGTGCTTTACCCGTGGAGACACAGGAGTGCAGGTCCACAGGTCAGGGTGAAGAGAGACTGGATCATTCCACCAATCCGAGTATCAGAAAACAGCAAGCAGGTCCCTGAAGATCTGGTCCAG ATTAAATCCGACAAGATTTTCACTGGGGAGGTGATATACATGCTGGAGGGACCTGGGGTTGACCAGGACCCCAAGGGCCTCTTTGAAATTGATGAAAAAACAGGATGGATCAAGAGCAAAATGCCACTAGACAGGGAAAAGCACAAGAGTTTTAAG CTCAAAGCTTTTGCACTCTCACCAAGTGGAGAAAGACTGGAAAGTCCCACCACTATTGAAATCTACGTTTTAGATCAGAATGACAACAGGCCTGAATTTACCCAGAAAGAGTTTATCGGCACTATTCCTGAATTCTCTGTTCCAG GAACTTCAGTGATGCAGGTTACAGCAATAGATGCTGATGATCCAATGACAGAAAACGCAGCTCTGAGCTACTCCATCATTGGGCAAGAAAGTATCCCTCCTCACAGCATCAACAAGACCATGTTTGGCATTAACAACAAAACTGGAGTCATCTACACTCGAGATGTGGGATTGGATAGAGAT GTGGTGCAGTCCTTCAGGCTGACTCTGCAGGTGGCTGACATGTCTGGAATGGGCCTAACCTCCACCAGTCGTGCCATCATTCACATCTCTGACATTAACAACCATGCTCCGAAATTCCATCCTACCATG TACAACATGTATGCAATGGAGAACAAGTACATCTCAGAGCTGGGGAGGGTCAATGCGACAGATAAGGACCAGAAAGGCGGAGATAACTGGAAGATTAAATACACCATTGTAAATCCTACAGGAAACTTTGCCATCCGCACAGACCCAGTTTCCAACCAAGGCATCATTTCTGTAGTTAAG CCGCTAGACTATGAATCCCAGGCGGAGTACCGACTCATTGTCAAAGCAGAGAATGAAGTCAGGCTTAAAGCCCAATACGAACAAATACACAGTGCTACAGTCACCGTCAGAGTGATGAATGAAAATGAGGCACCAGTCTTCTATAAAAACCCTATTAAAGTGACTGTTGCAGAGTCCATTGTTCCTGGTACTGTCCTAGTCTCAGATATTGCTCATGATCCAGATAATGCCAAGCTGAG GTTTGAAATAATTCGAGATCCTGAGAATTGGCTTGCTATCAACCATGCAACTGGACAGATCACAGCCAGGAGATCCTTTAACATCCGGTCTCCCTACGTCAGGAACAACATTTACTCTACAACTGTTAAAGTCATAGATCAAG ATGCTGATGGCACCTCTGCAACAGCTACACTGGAGGTCAATCTGTGGGAGACCAATGATTACCCACCAGTGCTAATACCCTTGAGTGGGACTGTGTGTAGTGACAGGGAAAGAGATAAACTGGGCCTACTGCTTAGTGCTGTGGATGAAGACATGTCCCCTCAAGCTGACCCCTTCAGTTTTTACATTGCTGACCAAAATGTGGCTGCCAACTGGACCATCATAACTCTCAATG AGACTCATGCGGTTCTCCAGCCACTGATAGACATAGAGAAAGGTGAATTCTCTATTCCTGTGGTTGTATCAGACTCTGGTTCCCCTTCCCTTTCCTCTAGTGGTCTGGTCAACGTGACTGTGTGTCCCTGTGACAGTTTCGGTGACTGCAAGAGCTACACTGCAGCCATCTTTGGAAGCAAAATCGGAATAAGCTTCATTGCCCTTATGATTATTATGGGATCCATTATTCTTCTGTTGT GTCTGATTGCTCTTGCTGTAGCGGTGAAGGCCTGCACAAGGCAGAACATTAGAAAAGGAGGAGGTCTGCTGGTCGGAGGATCTGATGATGACATCCGTGACAATGTCTTTCACTATGATGAGCAGGGAGGAGGAGAAGAGGATGAA GATGCATTTAATATTGACTTCCTGAGGAACCCAAGAGACATGGTCCCTTCCCCAGCCTCATTTTTCCCACAAGACTACAGCCTGCCCAGAGGAAAACAACCTTTAAGGAAAGACGCACCCCATAACCTGCCTTCTCCAACATATCCACGCAAACCCCCCGGAGACCCAACTGACATCGAAGATTTCATCAATGTT GGCCTGGACGCTGCTGACAATGACCCGAACGTCCCACCATACGATACAGCTCTGATCTATGACTTTGAAGGCGATGGGTCGGTAGCAGGCAGCCTTAGCTCTATTGCTTCCACAGGCTCAGATGGTGACCAGGACTACGACTACCTCAATGACTGGGGACCACGGTTTAAAAAACTGGCTAACATGTATGACCCACGTTAG